From Pseudomonas sp. LS1212, the proteins below share one genomic window:
- a CDS encoding membrane integrity-associated transporter subunit PqiC, with product MTVSRLPFVVLLTGLLGLAGCSVHEPAALYQLDSGKPEQPTQSTGMAVLLGPVSVADYLQRETLLQRQPDGSLTAATDGRWAGSLSADIDQLLLRQLAWRLDSQRVVLAPATTGFTPDVQVLLSITRLDSGTNQPAILDAQWRLIDRRGQVRDNRIVHLEEPHQGSAAAQVQAQGVLLQRLAEQLTVAVKPLANQPPIVEEPRKAAPTHVRKEEPEKPKIPLASPIRTDMEVFRF from the coding sequence GACAGTTTCACGCCTTCCTTTTGTTGTTTTGCTGACGGGCCTGCTCGGTCTGGCAGGTTGCAGCGTGCACGAGCCGGCAGCGCTGTACCAGCTCGACAGCGGCAAGCCTGAGCAACCCACCCAGAGTACCGGCATGGCCGTGTTGCTGGGGCCGGTTTCGGTTGCCGATTATCTGCAGCGCGAAACCCTGTTGCAGCGCCAACCCGATGGCAGCCTGACCGCAGCGACCGATGGGCGCTGGGCTGGCAGTCTGTCGGCGGACATCGATCAACTGTTGCTGCGCCAACTGGCCTGGCGCCTGGATAGCCAGCGCGTGGTACTGGCCCCGGCGACCACCGGTTTCACCCCGGACGTGCAAGTCCTGCTGTCGATCACTCGCCTGGACTCGGGCACAAACCAGCCGGCCATCCTCGACGCCCAGTGGCGCCTGATCGACCGGCGTGGTCAGGTACGTGACAACCGTATCGTTCACCTTGAAGAACCGCATCAGGGCAGCGCTGCAGCCCAGGTTCAGGCTCAGGGCGTGTTGTTGCAGCGCCTGGCCGAGCAACTGACCGTCGCGGTGAAACCGCTGGCCAATCAGCCACCGATTGTCGAAGAGCCGCGCAAGGCAGCGCCGACACATGTGCGCAAGGAAGAGCCGGAGAAGCCCAAGATTCCACTGGCTTCGCCGATCCGAACGGATATGGAAGTGTTCCGCTTCTAA